The Limisphaera ngatamarikiensis DNA segment CCGTCATTCACCCGACCTGCTCCTCTGTGATGGTCAGGGCGTGGCGCACCCGCGGCGGTTCGGTCTGGCCTGTCACCTGGGGGTGCTCTGCGACCTGCCTGCCATCGGCTGCGCCAAAAGCCGGCTCATCGGCCAGGCAACCGATCCGCCGCCCGAACCGGGCGCGTGGTCTCTGCTGCTGGACAACGATGAAATTGTGGGTGCGGTGGTTCGGACAAGAGCAGGGTCCAGACCCGTTTACGTGAGTGTGGGACACCGCTGCACCCTGGACGACGCCATCCGCGTCGTCCTGTCCTGCTGCGGCGGTCATCGGTTGCCGGAACCCACGTATTGGGCCGACCGACTCTCCCGCCGACTCCGGGCCGGGTCGTGATCGCACTCCGGCGCGTGTGCCCCAAGCGTTGCAGCGCCCCGCGGGCAGGCCAGCATGGGCAATCTCCGGGACACTTTCACCAGGGCCCCCCGGCCCGGGACCATCGCCAAAACCCGCGCAAAAGTCCCCCTGGCCGGCGGCAGCACCGACCCGGCCGGCACGCGCCGCGTCGGTCCCAAACCCGGCGCGGCGCCGGAAATTTTCCGCGTGCGCCGCCGGGGCGAGTCCTCATAATGTGCGCGCATGACGATCTGGATACTGGTCCTGGTGTTGCTGGCGAGCGTCACTGCGCTGGGATACCGACAGGGAGGCGTGCGCGTGGCCTTTTCACTGGTCGGCATCCTTCTGGGTGTGTGGCTGGCCATCCCGATGTCGCCCTGGATGGGCAAGGTGCTCGGTTGGATCGGTGTCAAACACCCTTTCTGGGCCTGGATCCTGCCTCCGGTCCTTGTGTTCTGGCTGATCAACGGGTTGTTCAAGGCCGTGGCTTTTCAGGTGCACCGGAAGGTGGACGTGTTCTTCAAGTACCATGCCGGCGATTTGCACCGTGCCTTGTTCGAGCGGTTGAACGCGCGCCTCGGGGCTTGCCTGGGTTTCGTCAACGGCACCATCTACACCCTGCTGGTCTGCCTGGGCATCTACATGTTTGGCTACTGGACCACGCAGTTGGGCAGTGAGGAGGGAGACCCATGGACCATGCGGTTGTTCAATCGTCTGGCGCATGACCTGGAAGAGACCCGGCTCCACCGGGCCGTGGCGGCCCTCGATCCCCTGCCAGAAGTCTACTACCAGGCGGCCGATTTCGTGGGATTGCTCTTCCACAATCCCATGTTGGAAGGGCGCCTGGCACGATATCCGGCTTTGCTCGAGATTGCCGAGCGCCCGGAACTCCACGGGTTTGCCCAGGACACCTCATGGACCCAGCTCCGACAGAGCCGGGCGCCCCTGCGCGAAGTGCTGGCCCACCCGCAAATGACGGCCCTGATGCAAAATCTCGACCTCCTGCGGGAAATCTGGGCGATTCTGGAACCGGACCTGCCCGATTTGATGGCGTATCTGGAAACCGGCCGCTCCCCCAAATACGAGAAAGAACCCATCCTCGGCACCTGGGCGTTTGATTTTCGAACCGCGTTCGTCTTGTACCGTAAGGCCAACCCGCGGATGACCGCCCTGCAATTGCGCGAGGCGCGGAAACATCTGTCGGGCATTTTCCTGAACACCTCGCTGGTCGCCGCCCCGTCCGGATTTGTGGCGCTCAAGAACTACCCGGTGACCCGCGCACCTCGCCCGGGCGAGACAGCCCCGGCCACCGAGCACCGCACAATCACCGGCCGCTGGCGATCCGAAAACGGACGATACACCATCGAAGTCCAACTGGAGGGCCAGCAAACCGCCTGGCCCGTCGAGATCGCAAACGATCGCCTGCAGATCCCCTCGGCCAACCCGCCCCTGGCGTTTGAACGCGACTCGGTGTAACCGCGGCTCCTGTGGCGTCCACGTCGGCCGACGCCTGTCCGGTGTCGGCCGGCCGCTGCCGCGTTATTCCGCAAAACGGTAGGTCCGTCGTCCCCAGCCGCCGGCCCCGGCCAGGCCCCGCGCCAAACTGACGTACGCCGCCACAAACAGCCCGCCACAAACCGCCCATTGCAACAGCGCACCCGGCACGTATCGCCACAACACGGCACTGACCAGGTTCACCAACGCCAGCGGCAGCATGAATTTCCACGCCAGGCCCATCAGCTGGTCCACGCGCAACCGGGGCCACGAACCTCGCACCCAAATGGCCACCCCGATCAGCACCAGCAACTTGGCAAAGAACCAAAACCATGACGGCAGCCAATCCAGCGCCGTCACCGGCGCCTGCCACCCGCCCAGAAACAACGTGATGGCCAGCCCCAACGCGGCAAACAACCCCAGGTATTCACCCAGGAAAAACAGCGCAAACTTGAAGCCCGAGTACTCAATGAAATACCCGGCCACAATCTCCGACTCGCCCTCCGGCAGGTCAAACGGCGACCGGTTTGCCTCGGCCAACGCGGCCGCCAGGAACAACAGAAACCCGGCCAAACCCCACGGAGTCGTCACATACCAGCCGGTCCAACCCGACCCTTGCGCCGCCTGCGCCTCCACAATCCGCACCAACGACAACGAACCCGCCGCCATCACCACCGGCACCACCGCCAGTACCAGCGGCACCTCATAACTCAACATCTGGGCGATCCCGCGCATGGCCCCCAACAACGAATACTTGTTCCGACTGGACCAGCCGGCCATGAACACGGCCAGTTCGGTCGCCGCACCCACCGCAAAAAAGAACAGCAGCCCCGCCTCAAGATCCACTGGCACACACTCCCGGCCATAGGGAATGACGGAAAGGGCCAGCAGGGCCGGAATCACCATCACCACCGGCGCCAGAAAATGCACCACCCGGTCCGCCGCACGCGGTACCAGGTCCTCCTTCGTCAGCGCCTTGATGCCATCGGCCAGAAACTGGCCAAAACCGGCCAGGCGAACCCGGGTCAGCGGGATACCCACGCGATTCGGTCCGTAACGGTTCTGCATCCGGGCCAGCCCTTTTCGCTCCAGCACCGTCACGATGCCGAACAACAGGCCAAACACGGTCCCCACCGCCGCAGCCGACAACAAACCGGACACCCACGGCTCCGCCCATGCGGGCAGGACCGTCATCAACGCCCGCAGCACCACCCCTTTTACAGCCACCGAAAGTCCTTCCAACATGTTCAACCCCCTCCCGTCCTCTCAGCCCCGGCTCGCCGGCGCCGGCGTCGGCTGGCCCGCGGCAGCCGACCTGGGCGCCGCCGCCCTGGCCCGCGCCGCAGCCAATCGTGCATCCACCTCGGCCGCTTCCGTCGGGTGGATCTTGTGGTAGTAACTGTTGGGTTTGCTCAACTGTTCCTTGTGCAGCAGCAGCCCTCCGAAACGGTCCGTCGTGCTCAACTCGTAGGCCACGTCCATCTTGATGGCATCAAACGGGCACACCTCCACGCAGATCTGACAGCTCATGCAGACCGAAATGTCGATGTCGAAGATCAGCGGCTGGTTCTGCAGTTTCCCGGTGTGATCCGGTTTCTTGACCTTGTCCTTGACGATGTAGATGCATTGGGGCGGACATTCCGTCTCGCAGATCTTGCACGCCACGCACCGGAGGCCGGCCACCGGATCCTCCCCGTCGTACACCAGAAAGGGAAACGATCGCGCCGCCTCGGGTAACGGCCGGCGTTCCTCCGGATACTGGACCGTCACCAGCCGGTCCCGCGACACGTAGCTGCCCACGAAGTTCCGCGCCGTGGTCAACAACCCTTTGGCCAAACCCTCACCCAGCATGCACGCACCATACCAAACCCCCGGCGCAAATCCAGTCCCGCCACCAGTCGCACACCGTGCCGAAGTGGCGTCCGGAGCGCCCCGGGTTCCCCGGCCCCACCTCCGCCCGGGGAACCCGGCCCGCTCAACAAGGCCGCGCCGACAGCCCGGCTCCGTTCAGGCCGATCCGGAGTCTACAGCGTCCACCCCTCCCGGTAAGGCGTCCGGAGGTACTGGTTGGCTTCCGCCACGTTGGTGAACCGCATCCGCTCGGCATCCCATTCCAGTTTCACGCCGGGCATCTTGATCGCCACAATCCCCAACATGGCCAGCTCGGTCAACGGACCGCCGTAGCTCGTGAAGTCCGAACCCGCCTTGCGGCCCTCCCGAATGGCATCCACCCAGTCCCGATGATGTTCCAGGCCGCGCGGCAACCGCCGCGGAGGTCGCTGGAACTCCTTCATCAGCTTGTCCGGCACCAGATGTACGCGGGAAGCGCCGTGCGACCCGTAAACCATCATCCCGCGATCGCCCACGACGATCGCCCCGGTCTTCACGTCCGGCTCTTCCGGGTCAAACCCTTCGGGCCGCGGAATCCGCTCGGTGCCGCTGTACCAATGCAACGTCACGGGACCGCGACCGCCCTTGGCCGGAAACTCGAACGTGACCACGTCGCCCTTCGGATACGCCTCGCCCTGGGTGCGCGGGTCCCAATCCCGAACCCTTGCCACCACCGTCCGCGGTGCCCCGAGGTCCAGGGCCCAAAACACCGGATCCACCACATGACACACCCAGTCCCCGATCGTCCCACTCCCGAACGCGGTCCAACCCCGCCAGGCACCCGGCACATAGGCCGGATGATACGGTCGCCACGGCACGGGCCCCAACCAGAGATCCCAATCCAGCGTGGGCGGCACCGGCCGACCCTTGCGCACCTCGGCCAGCTGGTCCAATCCGGAGTTCACCGCCTCGCACCCGCAATAGATCGTGTGCACCCGTCCGATCGCTCCCGCCTGCAGCCATTCCACGCAGTCCCGAATGGAATCGAACGAATGCCCCTGATTGCCCAGTTGCGTCACCACACCCGCCTCGGCCGCCGCCCGCATCAGCGCCCGAACCTCGTGGACCGAATGGGCCAACGGCTTCTCACAGTACACATGCTTGCGATGGTTGATCGCCATCATGCTGGCCACCGCGTGCGTGTGATCGGGGCTCGATACCACCACGGCGTCGAACTTGTCCGAAAACTCCTCGAACATCCGCCGGAAATCCTTGTACCGGCGAGCCGAGGGATATCGCGCGAAGGTCTCGGCCGCCCGCTGATCGTCCACATCGCACAAGGCAACAATGTCACAATACGGCGCCAGCGCCTGAAGGTTTGCCGCGCCCATGCCGCCCACGCCGATTCCGGCCAGGCGGATCTTGTCGTTGGGGGCCACCCGGCCCGCACCGCCCAGGACATGGGCCGGCACAATCATCGGCGCCGCCACACCGGCCGCGCCCAGGGCCAGCCGCCTCAAAAAGCGCCGACGACTCACACCGGCTCCGCTTGCACCAGCCAGGGATCGGGAATCCTGCCCGGCATCGAGAGGTTTTCTGGAGGTTTTCATATCGGTTGGTTGAGGTTCTCAGGTTTCACGAACACCGGCTCTGCCCCGGCCACAAAACGGGGGTGCGCCGACCTTCGGCATCCCCACGGGCCCGGACCGGGACACTCCCGGCCTACCCACAACCAGTTTGCGACCACGCCCCGGCCCATGTCCAGTCGCCAGCCGGCAGCCCCCTACCGGGGCCGAATCCAGTCCGCCTGTTCAACAGGCTCCACTCAGGACGCGGCGAGAACGGCACGCATCAGACCCGACCACCGCAAGACCATTCCCGGACCGAACCGGTTCAGGCACCGGAACTCGTAACAGAAAAGCGCTTGGGTGAGACCGATCCGCACGGTCTAATGAGTCCATGACGCCGGTGCGCGTGGCAGCCATCGACGTGGGTACCAACTCGGTCAAACTTCTGGTGGCCGATCCGGGACCCCCGCTGCGGGCGGTCCTGGAAACCGGGATTCAAACCCGTTTGGGCGAGGGGTTCTACCCGGACCGGATCCTGCAACCCGCGGCCATCGCCCGCACCGTCCAAGCCGTTCAGCAACTCGTGGAGCGGGCCCGCCGGGTCGGGGCCGCGCGGTTCCGACTCTTTGCCACCAGCGCCGCCCGGGAAGCCCGGAATCAGGACGAACTGCGACAGGCACTGGAAACCCTCACCGGTATCCCGCTCGAGGTCATTTCAGGTCAGCAGGAAGCCCGCTGGGCATTCCTTGGCGCACGGACCCATCCCGACCTGTCCCGCGCCTTCATGGTCGTGGTTGAAGTCGGCGGCGGTAGCACCCAAATCATCGCAGGCCAGCATCGGCAGATCCTGTTTCAAGCCAGCCACCCCTGGGGTGCGGTCCGTCTGTGGGAACAGGCAGGGCTCTCCGATCCGCCCGCCCCGGAGGAACGCGCCCGCCTGAAGGAACAACTGCGCCAGGCCATGGAAGCCGAACTGGTGCCGGCGTTCCGGGAACATGTCCACGTTGCATCTGATGAAAGCACCTCCGCCAAGCCCCCCTTGCCCGTGGCCGTGGGAGGCACGGCCCTGACCCTCGCCCGCATCCGGTTGGCCACCGAATCCTGGGACCGCCGCGCCCTCGAGCAACTGCGCCTCAGCCGTGCCGAACTCCGCACCCTGGCGGATCGGCTGTGGTCCACACCGCTGGCCCAGCGCCGTCAATGGCCCGGACTACCCCCGGAACGAGCCGACATCATCCTGACCGGCAGCCTGATCTACGAACAACTGACCGAAACACTGGGGTTTGAATCCTGGCGGTTCAGCACCCGGGGCCTGCGCTTCGGTGCCATCCTCGATCTCCTGGAAAATCAGGAAGCCACACCCTTCTGCAACCAACCCGCCGCACTTGACCGGCAACCGGAAAATCCTGCCTCGAATTGAGTTCAGTCCCTTGGGCCCCACACCACCCGCACGGGCCCGAACACGCCCCCACGGCCCGGGGTCACCGCTGAATGCCCAGGGCCTTCTCAAACTCGGCGGAAAACTCCGCCATCGCCCGCGAAATGCGTGCCGGTTGATCCGCCAGCGTGGCCAGTCGCCGTGCGGCGTCTTCCGGCCGCAGCCGGATCATCTCCACCGCCGCCATCATCAACGAAAGATAGTTGTTGATGTCATGGCGCATCGTGGAGAGCTTCCGATTCAGCTCCGCAACTTGCTCGGGCGTCAATGTCACTGGTTGCTGTGGCAGTACCATGCAGGCGGCCAAAATGGTTCATCCTTCCCCGCCCGGCAAGGGGTTTTCACCGGCCCGGCCGGTAAAACGTCGCCCCCAGGGTCGCCCCCGGCTTTTTCCTGGTGCGCGCCCGCGGGCCTGACCGCGTCACCGCGCCTTTTAGGGGGCCGCACCCTGCCGGATGAGGCGCACCCCAAACACCCCGGCCACCGTCTGCCCCTCCGGCGCCTCGAATCGGATCACAAGGCTCTCACGTCCTTTCCACAGGGATTCGGGCAACGCGTACGTGACGTCCACAAACCGCACCAGCTCCTCCGGACTCCGCCGCCGCACCGTCTGTTCGCCCACCTTCTGCTCGTTCACCCACACTGCAAAGGTCGTGTCACGCGGCGCATCGTTTCCGTAGGTCACCACCAGGGCCCATGGACCCGGCCCGGTCAACGGCACCTCGTAGGAAAACCATCGGTCAGCCCGGCGACCCGATCGGCCCTCCACCCGAACCGTGCTCGATCCTTCGCCCTGAAACCGGTACGGTTCTTCGCTGGCGGCGTTGCCCGGCTCGATGTATACCACCGTGGCCGCCTCCAAACGCCGCCGTGCAGCCGCCTGCTCCTCCCGGAGCGCACGCTCGCGCGCCCACGCCTCCGGTGTGTACCGGTCCCAATACACCGCATAGCGCCGGCGCGCCACCTGATAGAAAGGCCTGAACGTGACTTCCGCACCGGAGGCGGTGAACCGCGTGCGGAACGTGCCCGGTGCACCCGGCACCGGCTCGAGCCAGTCCGCCACATTCGTACTCGACACGACCAGGGTGAACTCGGCGGGGTCCCGCTCGCGCGACCGGCCATCCCGACGACGTCCTTCGGTCGCCGGTCCCAGATCCGCTGCCAACACCAACGGCCCCCAAAGAAGCGCCACGCGGTGCGGGTTGTCCGGCAACGGCTCCTCCCGCAGCGTCTTGGGCAGGCGAATCTTCACCGTGTCCCCGTCCCGCCATGTCCGGCTCAGACGCAGGTAGGAACCCGACATGCCCGTGTCCGAGACCGGTGTCCCGTTCACCTCCACGGCGAATCCGGCCCCGGCCCACGCAGGTCGTCGCAGTGCCAGGGTGAAAGACCGTGCCCCGGCCGGGTCCACCCTCACCGTGGCGGTCTCGCCCGCCGGAAAGTCGGTCTCCATCCGCACACGCACCCCCATCCGGGTCCAATCCGCCTCCGAAGGCGCATAGAAGTTGATCCACAGGGTGTCCCCCGACTCGTAATAGAGCCCGTGACCATGCAATGCATGGCTTTCCATGCCCGTTCCCACACAGCAGGTAAAACTCCGAAACATGTCCTGGTACTCGTGCTGCACGTCCCGGCCCACCGGCACCATGTAACAAACCCGACCATCCTCGGGATCCATCGAGGCCAGAATGTGGTTGAACAGCGCCCGTTCCAAAAACTCCGCATACCGGACCTGCGGGTCCACCGCAAACAACCCGCGCGTCAGCTTCAGCATGTTGTACACGTTGCAGGTCTCGGCGGTGCGCCCTTCAATCATGTCACTGAGCCGGTCCGGGGCACCGAAATACTCGTTCCTCCCATGGCCCCCGGTGGCGAAACTGTGGTGCAACACCACCCGTTCCCAGAAAAACGTGGCCGCCCGCAAATGAAACGGGTCCCCCGTGTATAGGTACCTCACCAGATGCCCGTACAACTTGGGGACCTGCGTGTTGCCGTGCAGATGTTGCAGAATGTCACGTCCCTCCGCCAGGGGATCCACCACCGCCCGATGATGAAACTTCTCTGCCAGTCGCAACCAGCGCTCCTCCCCCGTGTCCGCATACAAATCCACCAGCACCTCGTTCATCCCGCCAAACTCCGTCCGCAGCATGGTTTGCACCTGCTCGTCACTCAGCGGCGTCAGCACCCGTTCCACCCAGCCCGCATACGCCCGCTCCACCTCCAGAGCCGTCCGATTGCCGGTGAGCCGATACGCATCGCGCAATCCCGCGAACAACTTGTGATGCACATACCAGGGCGCCCAAAGGCCATTCAAATCAAACGCCGCCGCGCGGATCCGTCCCTGCGCCATCTCCTCCAACAACCGTTTGCCCGGGGTCCCGTCCCCATCGGTCTGGGCGCCCAGGTAGCCGTCCCCGTGCGCCCTCTGGATCTCCTGCAATTCCGCCACCAGGTAGTCCGCCCGTTGTTTGAACCGTTCGTCCCCTGTCGCCGCGTACATCAGGCTCACCGCCGAGAGGTAATGCCCGGCAATGTGCCCACTGAGCTGCCGGCCCCGGCCGTCCCAGCCTCCATAGGGCTCGGCCTTCGGTTTCAACCCGGCGCTCTCCCGCAACAGGGCCAGCATCCGATCCGGCTCCAGCTCCAGCAAATACCTCGCGTCCAGTTCCCGGGCTCGTTGCAACGGCCCGCCCGTCAGCCGCACCCGGTTCAACGGCAGGGGCAGGGCCTTGCACAGGTTCGTGACCACCCGCGGCTCGACCCGGTCCGACAGGTAAAAGGCCTTGGTTTCGACTCTGAATCCGAGCCCGGCAAGAAGGGACCCGACCGCAAGGAGGATGTTTCCACACCTGGACATGGCTGCCGTGGGATCAAGGTTTTGTGTTCCGAGTCAGGTTCGGGTCAATCCTGGGCCGGCCGGGGTGCGGAGTCAAAATCGCTTCCGCCCAAGACCCGTCCGCTCACCGCTGGGTCAGCATCGTAACCCCGGCCGTTGCCAACCCAGACAGGCCGCACGCCGGCCTGTGGGGTTGATGCGCTGAGCAAGTGACATCAGCAGGTTGCAACCGCGGCCCATTGGACGCATAGTCTCTTGGAGCTCGCCATGGGACCGTCCTGGGAACTGGTGGCCGACATCCTGATCGCGCTGGTCTTGTTCGCCGGCCTGATCTGGTTCTTGGCCGTTTGGATGCGCCATTCCCGCGATGAACCGGTGACTCTCGTACTCAAATGGTGCGCCACCGGCCTCGCCATCCTGGCCTTCCTGATTACCGCGGCTCTGCCCTACACGCGCCTGCTGGCCCCCATCGTGGCCGCCGTATGCGGAGTCCTGCTGTCCATCCTCTGGACCCCCAACATCGTCGAGGTCCTCTTCAAACCCCTATGGCATGCCTGGACCGGAGGGGATGAACAACCCGAACCGCGCCCGTTTTACGCGATTGCCCGGGCCAAACGACAGCGCGGCCAGTACGCCGCCGCCCTCGCCGAGGTCCGTGCCCAACTGGCCAGGTTCCCCCACGATTTCGAAGGCCACATGCTCGCCGCCGAAATCCTGGCCCAGAACATGCTCGACCTGGACGGCGCAGAGTTGACCATCCAGCGCCTGATCCAACTGCCCGAGATCACCGACCCCCAAAAGGCCTATGCCCTTTCCACCCTGGCCGACTGGTACCTGCGGATCGGTCAGGACACCGACAACGCCCGACGCATCCTCCAACAACTGGTCGAGCAATACCCCGATACCGACCTGGCCACCACGGCCCGCCAACGCCTGGCCCGGCTCCCCACCGCGGAACAGCTCACCGACCGACACGAACCCGCACGCGTCAAGCTGCGCAAAGGCATCGAAAACATCGGCCTACAACGCACACCAGTCACCCTCGCACCGCAGCCCGACCCGCCCGAAACCCTCGCCGCCCGCTACGTCCAACACCTCGAACAGCATCCGGACGACTTCCACACCCGCGAACAACTCGCCGTCCTGTACGCCGACGGTTTCCAGCGACTCGACCTGGCGGAGGATCAACTCGAGCAGCTCATCCATCATCCGGGCGCCACACCGGCTCAAATCGTGCACTGGATCCATCTGCTGGCCGATCTTCAGATCCGGCACGGCAAGGACCAACCAACTGTCCGCGCCACCCTCGAACGAATCAGCGAACTGTTCCCCGACTCCCCCTACGCCGAGCAGGCCCAACGCCGCATCAACCTGCTCGCGCTGGAATTCAAACGACGCGAAATCGCCCCAACGGTCAAACTGGGCCAGTACGAATCAAACCTCGGCCTCAAAGGTCGGTTACCGCGTTAATTGCAGCGCAATCTGCTTCTCCAGCTCGTGGGCCAGGTCCAGGTCCTTCCCACCGGCGGGCGTCCGCACCTGCACGACCACGCGCGTCACCTTGGGATCCAGCGGTTCCACCCGCACCCAAACCGACCGCTGATTCACCTTCCCCTCCAGCACCCGTACGGTGTTCGTCTCACCCAACTGCGTCGTCTCCCGCGTCAGGGTCCCATTGTACCGGATCACCTCACGCGCAGCGGCGTACACCCGTTCCACCGGGCGCTCATAACGCCCTTCTACAGAATCCTTCACGAATGGCACACCCGCCCGGTGGCGTCCGTCCAACGTGCCCACACAACCCGAGGCCACCAATGCCAGGCCCAAAAACCCTGCCCACAACACGCTTCTCATACCGGCCATCCAAGTCCGCGCCCCGCCCACAGTCAAGCCCGGACTGGCAGCCAACCCCCACCCCGACCGCCCCGGCCGGGCACCAACCGAACCACTGCAACGAACCTTCAGCCTCACCCGGTTCACCCCCTGCACTCCCATCCTACCTCCCCGAGCACGCTACACACCCAACCCGGCGCCGGCCCGTGACAGGTTGAATGACGAGGCACCGCCTCAAGTCAATATGGGCATGGAGCAGAACGCCCACGGGACGAACGGGTCGAAACCTGCAAGGTCGGCGGACCGAATGCGACTGCCCCGGCCGTCCCTGCCCGAACCCATGCTCGCACGCAACGGCGTGCAAGAACATGGCGGCTGGCCCGCCGGCGTGCAATGGGCGACCCCGGCAGCGCAGCTGGCCCTGGTCGCAACACGACGCCCGTCGCCACTAATCCCGCGTCCCCGATGTCTGCTTGCCCTGGTTCTGGTTCTCAGCCTGGGCCCGACCCTGTTCGCCGCTGCTCCGCCTGCGGCCCGGGTGGACGAGATTGCAGCCTGGCTGCCCGCGCGGCCGACCGCCTCGGGCCAGCCCATCACCAACCGCGCAGCCTGGTCAGCCCTCCTGAACCAGCCGGAGTGGCGCGCCCTCATCCGCGATGCCGAAACCGACGCCCGGGCCGGCCTGCCCGAACAGCCCGACGACCTGTACCTCGATTTCTCCAGGACCGGCAACCGCGAGCGCTGGCAACGCGTGGCTTTCGCGCGCCGCGCCCGCGTCACCACCTTTGCCCTGGCCGAAGCCCTCGAGGACCGGGGCCGTTTCCTCCCACCCCTGGAGGAAACCATCCGGGCCCTCTGCGCCGAACGCACCTGGGTGTACCCCGCTCACGACGCAGCGCTCCGCAATTTTCGAGGAGAAGTCGTGGAGATGGACCTGGGCTCAACCGCCCTGAGCTGGGACCTGGCCGCGGCCCTGGGGCTTTTGGGTGACCGTCTGTCCCCGGAACTCCGCTCCCTCATCCGCGCGAACCTGCAACGCCGCACGTTGGAGCCCTTCCGCGCA contains these protein-coding regions:
- the nfi gene encoding deoxyribonuclease V (cleaves DNA at apurinic or apyrimidinic sites): MSRSRSIAVWPRSPTRARQIQLELAARVRREPLRSTPRRIAGLDAALSTDGLDVIGVAVIWDLHDQCLLEQAAARRRLRFPYIPGLLSFREAPALLAALDKVRHSPDLLLCDGQGVAHPRRFGLACHLGVLCDLPAIGCAKSRLIGQATDPPPEPGAWSLLLDNDEIVGAVVRTRAGSRPVYVSVGHRCTLDDAIRVVLSCCGGHRLPEPTYWADRLSRRLRAGS
- a CDS encoding CvpA family protein gives rise to the protein MTIWILVLVLLASVTALGYRQGGVRVAFSLVGILLGVWLAIPMSPWMGKVLGWIGVKHPFWAWILPPVLVFWLINGLFKAVAFQVHRKVDVFFKYHAGDLHRALFERLNARLGACLGFVNGTIYTLLVCLGIYMFGYWTTQLGSEEGDPWTMRLFNRLAHDLEETRLHRAVAALDPLPEVYYQAADFVGLLFHNPMLEGRLARYPALLEIAERPELHGFAQDTSWTQLRQSRAPLREVLAHPQMTALMQNLDLLREIWAILEPDLPDLMAYLETGRSPKYEKEPILGTWAFDFRTAFVLYRKANPRMTALQLREARKHLSGIFLNTSLVAAPSGFVALKNYPVTRAPRPGETAPATEHRTITGRWRSENGRYTIEVQLEGQQTAWPVEIANDRLQIPSANPPLAFERDSV
- the nuoH gene encoding NADH-quinone oxidoreductase subunit NuoH, coding for MLEGLSVAVKGVVLRALMTVLPAWAEPWVSGLLSAAAVGTVFGLLFGIVTVLERKGLARMQNRYGPNRVGIPLTRVRLAGFGQFLADGIKALTKEDLVPRAADRVVHFLAPVVMVIPALLALSVIPYGRECVPVDLEAGLLFFFAVGAATELAVFMAGWSSRNKYSLLGAMRGIAQMLSYEVPLVLAVVPVVMAAGSLSLVRIVEAQAAQGSGWTGWYVTTPWGLAGFLLFLAAALAEANRSPFDLPEGESEIVAGYFIEYSGFKFALFFLGEYLGLFAALGLAITLFLGGWQAPVTALDWLPSWFWFFAKLLVLIGVAIWVRGSWPRLRVDQLMGLAWKFMLPLALVNLVSAVLWRYVPGALLQWAVCGGLFVAAYVSLARGLAGAGGWGRRTYRFAE
- a CDS encoding 4Fe-4S dicluster domain-containing protein, yielding MLGEGLAKGLLTTARNFVGSYVSRDRLVTVQYPEERRPLPEAARSFPFLVYDGEDPVAGLRCVACKICETECPPQCIYIVKDKVKKPDHTGKLQNQPLIFDIDISVCMSCQICVEVCPFDAIKMDVAYELSTTDRFGGLLLHKEQLSKPNSYYHKIHPTEAAEVDARLAAARARAAAPRSAAAGQPTPAPASRG
- a CDS encoding Gfo/Idh/MocA family protein, producing the protein MKTSRKPLDAGQDSRSLAGASGAGVSRRRFLRRLALGAAGVAAPMIVPAHVLGGAGRVAPNDKIRLAGIGVGGMGAANLQALAPYCDIVALCDVDDQRAAETFARYPSARRYKDFRRMFEEFSDKFDAVVVSSPDHTHAVASMMAINHRKHVYCEKPLAHSVHEVRALMRAAAEAGVVTQLGNQGHSFDSIRDCVEWLQAGAIGRVHTIYCGCEAVNSGLDQLAEVRKGRPVPPTLDWDLWLGPVPWRPYHPAYVPGAWRGWTAFGSGTIGDWVCHVVDPVFWALDLGAPRTVVARVRDWDPRTQGEAYPKGDVVTFEFPAKGGRGPVTLHWYSGTERIPRPEGFDPEEPDVKTGAIVVGDRGMMVYGSHGASRVHLVPDKLMKEFQRPPRRLPRGLEHHRDWVDAIREGRKAGSDFTSYGGPLTELAMLGIVAIKMPGVKLEWDAERMRFTNVAEANQYLRTPYREGWTL
- a CDS encoding glycoside hydrolase family 127 protein; this translates as MSRCGNILLAVGSLLAGLGFRVETKAFYLSDRVEPRVVTNLCKALPLPLNRVRLTGGPLQRARELDARYLLELEPDRMLALLRESAGLKPKAEPYGGWDGRGRQLSGHIAGHYLSAVSLMYAATGDERFKQRADYLVAELQEIQRAHGDGYLGAQTDGDGTPGKRLLEEMAQGRIRAAAFDLNGLWAPWYVHHKLFAGLRDAYRLTGNRTALEVERAYAGWVERVLTPLSDEQVQTMLRTEFGGMNEVLVDLYADTGEERWLRLAEKFHHRAVVDPLAEGRDILQHLHGNTQVPKLYGHLVRYLYTGDPFHLRAATFFWERVVLHHSFATGGHGRNEYFGAPDRLSDMIEGRTAETCNVYNMLKLTRGLFAVDPQVRYAEFLERALFNHILASMDPEDGRVCYMVPVGRDVQHEYQDMFRSFTCCVGTGMESHALHGHGLYYESGDTLWINFYAPSEADWTRMGVRVRMETDFPAGETATVRVDPAGARSFTLALRRPAWAGAGFAVEVNGTPVSDTGMSGSYLRLSRTWRDGDTVKIRLPKTLREEPLPDNPHRVALLWGPLVLAADLGPATEGRRRDGRSRERDPAEFTLVVSSTNVADWLEPVPGAPGTFRTRFTASGAEVTFRPFYQVARRRYAVYWDRYTPEAWARERALREEQAAARRRLEAATVVYIEPGNAASEEPYRFQGEGSSTVRVEGRSGRRADRWFSYEVPLTGPGPWALVVTYGNDAPRDTTFAVWVNEQKVGEQTVRRRSPEELVRFVDVTYALPESLWKGRESLVIRFEAPEGQTVAGVFGVRLIRQGAAP
- a CDS encoding tetratricopeptide repeat protein; its protein translation is MGPSWELVADILIALVLFAGLIWFLAVWMRHSRDEPVTLVLKWCATGLAILAFLITAALPYTRLLAPIVAAVCGVLLSILWTPNIVEVLFKPLWHAWTGGDEQPEPRPFYAIARAKRQRGQYAAALAEVRAQLARFPHDFEGHMLAAEILAQNMLDLDGAELTIQRLIQLPEITDPQKAYALSTLADWYLRIGQDTDNARRILQQLVEQYPDTDLATTARQRLARLPTAEQLTDRHEPARVKLRKGIENIGLQRTPVTLAPQPDPPETLAARYVQHLEQHPDDFHTREQLAVLYADGFQRLDLAEDQLEQLIHHPGATPAQIVHWIHLLADLQIRHGKDQPTVRATLERISELFPDSPYAEQAQRRINLLALEFKRREIAPTVKLGQYESNLGLKGRLPR
- a CDS encoding DUF3568 family protein gives rise to the protein MRSVLWAGFLGLALVASGCVGTLDGRHRAGVPFVKDSVEGRYERPVERVYAAAREVIRYNGTLTRETTQLGETNTVRVLEGKVNQRSVWVRVEPLDPKVTRVVVQVRTPAGGKDLDLAHELEKQIALQLTR